In the genome of Amia ocellicauda isolate fAmiCal2 chromosome 3, fAmiCal2.hap1, whole genome shotgun sequence, one region contains:
- the naa80 gene encoding N-alpha-acetyltransferase 80 — protein sequence MNAEWQRSQGARIHSLEKSCDDFPLCLVLLRRGAGGQGEKLLGHARLSRVVGQRSSLFVESVVVALDERGKGYGRQLMEEAERYARGRGFRRLCLTTHDKQHFYARLGFVLSRPVQSAGAMTAFVPMEALLRFSRPAAGDEDDDCDWRGPVPTPPPSSLPLPGERPTHSVAPHSPVAPPLATRPVPPASPPPAVSAVNVPSFLSTSAPPPPPPPPPPQSTPPPPPTPPPSAHTRSSASLALPSSKTLLETPYRDAKGQPIFWMQKDI from the coding sequence ATGAACGCAGAGTGGCAGCGCAGTCAAGGGGCCCGGATTCACTCCCTGGAGAAATCCTGCGACGACTTCCCTCTGTGTCTGGTGCTGCTGCggcggggggccggggggcagGGCGAGAAGCTGCTGGGCCACGCCAGGCTGTCCCGAGTGGTGGGGCAGAGGAGCAGTCTGTTCGTCGAGTCGGTGGTGGTGGCACTCGACGAACGGGGCAAGGGCTACGGGCGGCAGCTGATGGAGGAGGCCGAGAGGTACGCCAGGGGCCGGGGCTTCCGCCGGCTCTGCCTGACCACCCACGATAAGCAGCACTTCTACGCCCGCCTGGGCTTCGTCCTCTCGCGGCCCGTGCAGAGCGCCGGGGCCATGACCGCCTTCGTCCCCATGGAGGCACTGCTGAGGTTCTCCCGGCCAGCGGCAGGAGACGAAGACGATGATTGTGACTGGAGGGGTCCGGTCCCCACCCCGCCACCCTCATCCCTGCCGCTGCCTGGGGAGAGGCCTACCCACTCTGTAGCCCCTCACTCCCCTGTAGCTCCTCCCTTAGCCACTCGCCCTGTACCTCCTGCCTCCCCTCCACCAGCTGTCTCTGCTGTGAACGTCCCTTCCTTCCTCAGTACCTctgcccctcctcctcctcctcctcctcctcctccccaatccacacctcctcctcctcctactcctcctccctctgccCACACCCGGTCCTCAGCCTCCTTGGCCCTTCCCTCCTCTAAGACGTTACTGGAGACGCCCTACAGGGATGCTAAAGGACAGCCGATCTTCTGGATGCAGAAGGACATCTGA